The following coding sequences are from one Macaca mulatta isolate MMU2019108-1 chromosome 7, T2T-MMU8v2.0, whole genome shotgun sequence window:
- the CRIP2 gene encoding cysteine-rich protein 2 isoform X1 — MASKCPKCDKTVYFAEKVSSLGKDWHKFCLKCERCSKTLTPGGHAEHDGKPFCHKPCYATLFGPKGVNIGGAGSYIYEKPLAEGPQVTGPIEVPAARAEERKASGPPKGPSRASSVTTFTGEPNTCPRCSKKVYFAEKVTSLGKDWHRPCLRCERCGKTLTPGGHAEPPGDGSGESVDPSLSTHLLPQHDGQPYCHKPCYGILFGPKGVNTGAVGSYIYDRDPEGKVQP; from the exons ATGGCCTCCAAATGCCCCAAGTGCGACAAGACCGTGTACTTCG CCGAGAAGGTGAGCTCCCTGGGTAAGGACTGGCACAAGTTCTGCCTCAAGTGCGAGCGCTGCAGCAAGACGCTGACGCCCGGGGGCCACGCCGAG CATGACGGGAAGCCGTTCTGCCACAAGCCGTGCTACGCCACCCTGTTCGGACCCAAAG GCGTGAACATCGGGGGCGCGGGCTCCTACATCTATGAGAAGCCCCTGGCGGAGGGGCCGCAGGTCACCGGCCCCATCGAGGTCCCCGCGGCCCGAGCGGAGGAGCGGAAGGCGAGCGGCCCCCCGAAGGGGCCCAGCAGAG CCTCCAGTGTCACTACTTTCACCGGGGAGCCCAACACGTGCCCGCGCTGCAGCAAGAAGGTGTACTTCG CTGAGAAGGTGACATCTCTGGGCAAGGATTGGCACCGGCCCTGCCTGCGCTGCGAGCGCTGCGGGAAGACACTGACCCCCGGCGGGCACGCAGAG CCTCCAGGTGATGGGTCGGGGGAGTCTGTGGACCCCTCCCTCAGCACCCACCTTCTGCCTCAGCACGATGGCCAGCCCTACTGCCACAAGCCCTGCTATGGAATCCTCTTCGGACCCAAGG GCGTGAACACCGGCGCGGTGGGCAGCTACATCTATGACCGGGACCCCGAAGGCAAGGTCCAGCCCTAG
- the CRIP2 gene encoding cysteine-rich protein 2 isoform X3 — protein sequence MASKCPKCDKTVYFAEKVSSLGKDWHKFCLKCERCSKTLTPGGHAEHDGKPFCHKPCYATLFGPKGVNIGGAGSYIYEKPLAEGPQVTGPIEVPAARAEERKASGPPKGPSRASSVTTFTGEPNTCPRCSKKVYFAEKVTSLGKDWHRPCLRCERCGKTLTPGGHAEHDGQPYCHKPCYGILFGPKGVNTGAVGSYIYDRDPEGKVQP from the exons ATGGCCTCCAAATGCCCCAAGTGCGACAAGACCGTGTACTTCG CCGAGAAGGTGAGCTCCCTGGGTAAGGACTGGCACAAGTTCTGCCTCAAGTGCGAGCGCTGCAGCAAGACGCTGACGCCCGGGGGCCACGCCGAG CATGACGGGAAGCCGTTCTGCCACAAGCCGTGCTACGCCACCCTGTTCGGACCCAAAG GCGTGAACATCGGGGGCGCGGGCTCCTACATCTATGAGAAGCCCCTGGCGGAGGGGCCGCAGGTCACCGGCCCCATCGAGGTCCCCGCGGCCCGAGCGGAGGAGCGGAAGGCGAGCGGCCCCCCGAAGGGGCCCAGCAGAG CCTCCAGTGTCACTACTTTCACCGGGGAGCCCAACACGTGCCCGCGCTGCAGCAAGAAGGTGTACTTCG CTGAGAAGGTGACATCTCTGGGCAAGGATTGGCACCGGCCCTGCCTGCGCTGCGAGCGCTGCGGGAAGACACTGACCCCCGGCGGGCACGCAGAG CACGATGGCCAGCCCTACTGCCACAAGCCCTGCTATGGAATCCTCTTCGGACCCAAGG GCGTGAACACCGGCGCGGTGGGCAGCTACATCTATGACCGGGACCCCGAAGGCAAGGTCCAGCCCTAG
- the CRIP2 gene encoding cysteine-rich protein 2 isoform X2 — MGARTAGQAGLGAGGCGREENGRRARADRAHRPWPPNAPSATRPCTSHDGKPFCHKPCYATLFGPKGVNIGGAGSYIYEKPLAEGPQVTGPIEVPAARAEERKASGPPKGPSRASSVTTFTGEPNTCPRCSKKVYFAEKVTSLGKDWHRPCLRCERCGKTLTPGGHAEHDGQPYCHKPCYGILFGPKGVNTGAVGSYIYDRDPEGKVQP, encoded by the exons ATGGGCGCGCGGACAGCCGGGCAGGCGGGGCTGGGCGCGGGCGGCTGCGGCCGGGAGGAGAACGGGCGGAGGGCGCGGGCTGACCGGGCGCACCGACCATGGCCTCCAAATGCCCCAAGTGCGACAAGACCGTGTACTTCG CATGACGGGAAGCCGTTCTGCCACAAGCCGTGCTACGCCACCCTGTTCGGACCCAAAG GCGTGAACATCGGGGGCGCGGGCTCCTACATCTATGAGAAGCCCCTGGCGGAGGGGCCGCAGGTCACCGGCCCCATCGAGGTCCCCGCGGCCCGAGCGGAGGAGCGGAAGGCGAGCGGCCCCCCGAAGGGGCCCAGCAGAG CCTCCAGTGTCACTACTTTCACCGGGGAGCCCAACACGTGCCCGCGCTGCAGCAAGAAGGTGTACTTCG CTGAGAAGGTGACATCTCTGGGCAAGGATTGGCACCGGCCCTGCCTGCGCTGCGAGCGCTGCGGGAAGACACTGACCCCCGGCGGGCACGCAGAG CACGATGGCCAGCCCTACTGCCACAAGCCCTGCTATGGAATCCTCTTCGGACCCAAGG GCGTGAACACCGGCGCGGTGGGCAGCTACATCTATGACCGGGACCCCGAAGGCAAGGTCCAGCCCTAG
- the CRIP2 gene encoding cysteine-rich protein 2 isoform X4 produces MCGGSRCTGEAAEKVSSLGKDWHKFCLKCERCSKTLTPGGHAEHDGKPFCHKPCYATLFGPKGVNIGGAGSYIYEKPLAEGPQVTGPIEVPAARAEERKASGPPKGPSRASSVTTFTGEPNTCPRCSKKVYFAEKVTSLGKDWHRPCLRCERCGKTLTPGGHAEHDGQPYCHKPCYGILFGPKGVNTGAVGSYIYDRDPEGKVQP; encoded by the exons ATGTGTGGAGGAAGCAGGTGCACTGGAGAGGCAG CCGAGAAGGTGAGCTCCCTGGGTAAGGACTGGCACAAGTTCTGCCTCAAGTGCGAGCGCTGCAGCAAGACGCTGACGCCCGGGGGCCACGCCGAG CATGACGGGAAGCCGTTCTGCCACAAGCCGTGCTACGCCACCCTGTTCGGACCCAAAG GCGTGAACATCGGGGGCGCGGGCTCCTACATCTATGAGAAGCCCCTGGCGGAGGGGCCGCAGGTCACCGGCCCCATCGAGGTCCCCGCGGCCCGAGCGGAGGAGCGGAAGGCGAGCGGCCCCCCGAAGGGGCCCAGCAGAG CCTCCAGTGTCACTACTTTCACCGGGGAGCCCAACACGTGCCCGCGCTGCAGCAAGAAGGTGTACTTCG CTGAGAAGGTGACATCTCTGGGCAAGGATTGGCACCGGCCCTGCCTGCGCTGCGAGCGCTGCGGGAAGACACTGACCCCCGGCGGGCACGCAGAG CACGATGGCCAGCCCTACTGCCACAAGCCCTGCTATGGAATCCTCTTCGGACCCAAGG GCGTGAACACCGGCGCGGTGGGCAGCTACATCTATGACCGGGACCCCGAAGGCAAGGTCCAGCCCTAG
- the CRIP2 gene encoding cysteine-rich protein 2 isoform X5 → MASKCPKCDKTVYFAEKVTSLGKDWHRPCLRCERCGKTLTPGGHAEHDGQPYCHKPCYGILFGPKGVNTGAVGSYIYDRDPEGKVQP, encoded by the exons ATGGCCTCCAAATGCCCCAAGTGCGACAAGACCGTGTACTTCG CTGAGAAGGTGACATCTCTGGGCAAGGATTGGCACCGGCCCTGCCTGCGCTGCGAGCGCTGCGGGAAGACACTGACCCCCGGCGGGCACGCAGAG CACGATGGCCAGCCCTACTGCCACAAGCCCTGCTATGGAATCCTCTTCGGACCCAAGG GCGTGAACACCGGCGCGGTGGGCAGCTACATCTATGACCGGGACCCCGAAGGCAAGGTCCAGCCCTAG